A genomic segment from Chitinophaga flava encodes:
- the nuoE gene encoding NADH-quinone oxidoreductase subunit NuoE: protein MAVQFSEEKLNKVKEIIARYPEGKQKSALIPVLHLAQEEFDGWLSAETMDYVASLLQIKPIEVYEVATFYSMFNLKPVGKYLFEVCQTGPCMVSGSDQIIDYIKSKLGIGVGETTPDGMFTLKTVECLGACGYAPMMQLGKHFREHLTPAKVDEIIAECRAKAN, encoded by the coding sequence ATGGCTGTTCAATTTTCTGAGGAGAAACTGAATAAAGTAAAAGAGATCATCGCACGCTACCCGGAAGGGAAGCAGAAAAGTGCGCTGATACCCGTGCTGCATCTGGCACAGGAAGAATTTGACGGTTGGCTGAGTGCGGAAACAATGGACTATGTTGCGTCTTTACTGCAAATAAAACCCATTGAAGTGTACGAAGTAGCCACATTCTACAGCATGTTCAATCTGAAGCCGGTGGGCAAATACCTGTTTGAGGTATGTCAGACAGGACCCTGTATGGTAAGTGGTTCTGATCAGATCATTGACTATATCAAGAGCAAACTGGGTATCGGTGTAGGTGAAACTACGCCTGATGGCATGTTTACCCTTAAAACGGTGGAATGCCTGGGTGCCTGCGGATACGCGCCTATGATGCAATTAGGCAAACACTTCCGCGAACACCTGACCCCTGCAAAAGTGGATGAGATCATCGCAGAATGCAGGGCAAAAGCAAACTAA
- a CDS encoding substrate-binding domain-containing protein, whose translation MFFGFTKKYAVYLTALALVAACSPNPNAKKLDTATEGEIKISVDETYKPLLDSEIKVFESLYPKAHIIPSYKPEAECFKDLLNDSARMVIVTRDFNAAERDYFKKIKITPQSLMLAWDALALVVNHSNPDSVLTMDQVRGIMDGTNKDRKWQLVFDNANSSTVRYIQDSINKGKPLPANTMAAKTNPEVIDYVSKNKDAIGVIGVSWISDPSDSLSMAFINKVSVVKLRADNGSDFVLPYQAYIGIGTYPLKRGFYFCLKEPYHGLGSGFATFLGSYEGQLVIKQFRLFPARLNVVFREANLK comes from the coding sequence ATGTTTTTCGGTTTTACTAAAAAGTATGCTGTATATTTAACAGCCTTAGCATTAGTGGCGGCCTGCAGCCCCAATCCGAATGCGAAAAAATTAGATACAGCAACAGAAGGGGAGATAAAGATTAGTGTGGATGAAACTTACAAGCCACTGCTGGACTCTGAGATCAAGGTATTTGAGTCGCTGTATCCCAAAGCACATATTATTCCTTCCTATAAGCCGGAAGCGGAGTGCTTTAAAGATCTTTTAAATGACAGTGCCCGCATGGTCATCGTGACCCGCGATTTTAATGCTGCAGAACGTGATTACTTCAAGAAAATAAAGATCACGCCTCAGAGCCTGATGCTGGCGTGGGATGCGCTGGCGCTTGTAGTAAATCACAGCAACCCGGACTCCGTCCTTACGATGGACCAGGTACGCGGTATCATGGACGGCACTAATAAAGACAGAAAATGGCAACTGGTGTTTGATAATGCCAACTCAAGCACTGTCCGTTATATTCAGGATTCCATCAATAAAGGTAAACCTCTGCCAGCCAACACTATGGCAGCTAAAACGAATCCGGAAGTAATAGATTATGTTTCCAAAAACAAGGATGCGATAGGCGTAATCGGCGTGAGCTGGATCTCAGATCCAAGCGATTCGTTGTCTATGGCCTTTATCAACAAAGTCTCCGTTGTGAAACTGAGAGCAGATAATGGTTCGGATTTTGTATTACCTTATCAGGCGTATATTGGGATTGGAACATATCCATTAAAACGTGGCTTCTACTTTTGTCTGAAAGAGCCTTACCATGGTTTAGGCTCGGGATTTGCTACCTTCCTCGGTAGTTATGAAGGACAGCTGGTTATCAAGCAGTTCAGATTATTCCCGGCAAGATTGAATGTAGTATTCAGGGAAGCCAACCTTAAATAG
- a CDS encoding NADH-quinone oxidoreductase subunit C, whose translation MSLTNERIQQRLTEKFGDVLTGFEEPFGMLTFTAQKDYNLKIMQFLFDDEELRFRFLTDVTAVHYPERKGEELAVVYHLHNFVDNVRLRMKVYTPVASPKVFTATSLYQSANWMERETYDFFGIDFVGHPNLIRILNVDEMTYFPMRKEFPLEDPMRTDKDDEMFGRGGHF comes from the coding sequence ATGTCTTTAACAAACGAACGCATACAGCAACGCCTGACAGAGAAGTTCGGGGATGTGCTGACCGGCTTTGAAGAGCCGTTCGGAATGCTCACCTTCACTGCACAGAAAGATTATAACCTTAAAATAATGCAATTCCTGTTTGATGATGAGGAATTGCGTTTTCGTTTTCTGACGGATGTCACTGCCGTGCATTATCCCGAAAGAAAAGGAGAGGAGCTCGCAGTGGTATACCATCTGCATAACTTTGTTGACAATGTCAGGCTGCGAATGAAAGTATATACGCCGGTCGCTTCACCTAAGGTGTTCACCGCTACCAGCTTGTATCAATCTGCCAACTGGATGGAGCGGGAAACCTATGATTTCTTCGGAATCGATTTCGTTGGACATCCTAACCTGATCCGTATCCTTAATGTGGACGAAATGACCTATTTCCCCATGCGTAAGGAATTCCCACTGGAAGACCCTATGCGTACGGACAAAGACGACGAAATGTTTGGTCGGGGCGGTCACTTTTAA
- the nuoF gene encoding NADH-quinone oxidoreductase subunit NuoF: MGRKLLLDKAHIEGIRYYDTYRSNGGYAAAEKALKSMGPDAVVEEVKKSGLRGRGGAGFPTGLKWSFIAKPEGVPRYLVCNADESEPGTFKDRYLMEFIPHLLIEGLLISSFALGANSAYIYIRGEYAWIPDILEQAIAEAKNKGWLGKNILGTGFDLEIYVQRGAGAYICGEETALLESLEGKRGNPRIKPPFPAVKGLWGCPTVVNNVETIAAVVPIINIGGDEYIKFGIGKSTGTKLISACGNINKPGVYEIEMNISVEEFIYSDEYCGGIKGGKRLKACIPGGSSVPVLPANLLLKTAKGETRMMTYESLNDGGFATGSMLGSGGFIVMDEDQCIVRNTLTFARFYHHESCGQCSPCREGTGWMKKVLHNIEYGKGKMSDIDLLWDIQRKIEGNTICPLGDAAAWPVAAAIRHFRDEFEWHVKHPDEALTRNFGLAHYADPLPLPEPAAV, from the coding sequence ATGGGACGCAAATTACTGTTAGACAAAGCACACATAGAAGGTATCCGGTATTATGATACTTACCGGAGCAACGGCGGTTATGCAGCAGCAGAAAAAGCGCTGAAATCCATGGGCCCTGATGCCGTAGTGGAAGAAGTGAAAAAAAGCGGCCTCAGAGGTCGTGGTGGTGCAGGTTTCCCTACCGGTCTGAAATGGAGTTTCATCGCTAAACCGGAAGGTGTTCCCCGTTACCTCGTGTGCAATGCGGACGAATCTGAGCCAGGTACTTTCAAAGATCGTTACCTGATGGAGTTCATCCCTCACCTGCTGATAGAAGGCCTGCTCATATCCAGTTTTGCCCTGGGTGCTAACAGTGCGTATATCTATATCCGCGGCGAATATGCCTGGATCCCGGATATCCTGGAACAGGCTATCGCAGAAGCGAAAAATAAAGGCTGGCTGGGGAAAAACATCCTCGGCACCGGCTTTGACCTCGAAATATATGTACAACGTGGCGCCGGCGCTTATATCTGCGGTGAAGAAACAGCTCTGCTGGAATCACTGGAAGGTAAACGCGGCAACCCCCGTATCAAACCACCATTCCCGGCCGTAAAAGGTTTATGGGGATGCCCTACCGTGGTAAACAACGTAGAAACCATCGCAGCCGTAGTTCCTATTATTAACATCGGCGGTGACGAATATATCAAATTCGGTATCGGCAAATCTACCGGTACCAAACTCATCTCTGCCTGCGGTAATATCAACAAACCAGGCGTTTATGAGATCGAAATGAACATCTCTGTAGAAGAATTTATCTATTCCGATGAATACTGCGGAGGCATCAAAGGTGGTAAACGCCTGAAAGCCTGCATCCCCGGCGGTTCTTCCGTACCGGTGCTGCCGGCCAACCTGCTGCTGAAAACAGCTAAAGGCGAAACCCGTATGATGACCTACGAAAGCCTGAATGACGGCGGCTTTGCCACCGGCTCCATGCTGGGCTCCGGCGGTTTCATCGTGATGGACGAAGACCAGTGTATTGTACGCAACACACTCACCTTTGCCCGTTTCTACCACCACGAAAGCTGTGGTCAGTGCAGCCCTTGCCGTGAAGGTACCGGCTGGATGAAAAAAGTCTTGCACAACATCGAATACGGAAAAGGTAAAATGAGTGATATAGATCTGTTGTGGGATATTCAGCGGAAAATAGAAGGCAACACCATCTGCCCGCTCGGCGACGCCGCTGCATGGCCGGTAGCTGCTGCCATCCGTCACTTCCGCGACGAGTTTGAATGGCATGTGAAACACCCGGATGAAGCGCTTACCCGTAACTTCGGACTGGCGCACTATGCTGACCCGCTTCCTTTACCGGAACCGGCAGCTGTATAG
- the hisS gene encoding histidine--tRNA ligase translates to MIKPGIPKGTRDFGPVVVRKRNYIFSTIRETFEVFGFQPLETPAMENLSTLTGKYGEEGDKLMFKILNNGEIFEEAQAATDNKSLVSAVTEKALRYDLTIPFARYVVMNQNDLALPFKRYQMQPVWRADKPQKSRYREFYQCDADVVGSNSLLNEVELLLIYDTVFTKLGLQGYELRINNRKILSGLAEVIGKPELLTDITISIDKLDKIGAEGVRKELAERGLTDTDIATIENFLAIGGTNEEKLAQLQTLLQSSTTALKGIEELSYVLNSGFGTFSTTPIIDVTLARGLNYYTGMIVEVKAPPTVKIGSIGGGGRYDDLTGLFGLKGISGVGISFGVDRIYDVLEELQLFPQEAQQSTKVLFLNLSDDSARTCFSYMMQLRAKGIATELFHENAKMDKQMKYANKRGIPYVIILGESEMQEGLVSVKNLTTGQQDKIKAEQLADFII, encoded by the coding sequence ATGATAAAACCCGGTATTCCCAAAGGAACCCGCGATTTTGGCCCTGTAGTGGTCAGAAAACGTAACTATATTTTCAGCACCATCCGCGAAACCTTCGAGGTATTTGGCTTCCAGCCCCTGGAAACACCCGCCATGGAAAACCTCTCCACCCTCACCGGCAAATACGGCGAGGAAGGTGATAAGCTGATGTTCAAAATACTCAACAACGGAGAGATATTCGAGGAAGCACAGGCCGCCACCGACAACAAATCGCTGGTATCCGCTGTGACCGAAAAAGCCCTCCGCTACGACCTCACCATCCCCTTCGCCCGTTATGTGGTGATGAACCAGAACGATCTGGCTCTTCCCTTTAAACGCTACCAGATGCAACCGGTATGGCGCGCCGATAAACCACAAAAAAGCCGCTACCGCGAGTTCTACCAGTGTGATGCCGACGTGGTAGGCAGCAACTCCCTCCTCAACGAAGTGGAACTGCTCCTGATCTACGATACCGTATTCACCAAACTGGGCCTCCAGGGTTATGAACTGCGTATCAACAACCGCAAAATCCTCAGCGGCCTTGCCGAAGTGATCGGTAAACCGGAACTGCTCACCGATATTACCATCTCCATCGATAAACTCGATAAAATCGGTGCGGAAGGCGTAAGAAAAGAACTGGCAGAAAGAGGCCTCACCGATACAGATATCGCCACCATCGAGAATTTCCTCGCCATCGGCGGCACCAACGAAGAAAAACTGGCACAGCTGCAAACACTGCTCCAGTCATCCACTACTGCCCTCAAAGGCATCGAGGAACTCTCTTACGTGCTCAACTCCGGATTCGGCACCTTCAGCACCACGCCCATCATCGATGTAACCCTGGCCCGTGGCCTCAACTACTACACCGGTATGATCGTGGAAGTGAAAGCGCCTCCTACCGTAAAAATAGGCAGCATCGGCGGCGGCGGCCGTTATGATGACCTCACCGGCCTCTTCGGCCTCAAAGGCATCTCCGGTGTAGGTATCTCCTTCGGTGTAGACCGTATCTATGATGTGCTGGAAGAGCTGCAGCTGTTCCCTCAGGAAGCGCAACAGTCTACCAAAGTGCTGTTCCTCAACCTGAGCGATGACAGTGCCCGCACCTGCTTCTCCTACATGATGCAGCTCCGCGCCAAAGGCATCGCTACTGAACTGTTCCACGAAAATGCCAAAATGGACAAACAGATGAAATACGCCAATAAAAGGGGTATTCCTTATGTGATCATCCTGGGCGAATCTGAAATGCAGGAAGGCCTCGTTAGCGTGAAAAACCTCACCACTGGCCAACAGGATAAAATCAAAGCCGAACAACTGGCAGATTTTATTATTTAG
- a CDS encoding NADH-quinone oxidoreductase subunit B, whose amino-acid sequence MARPVQYNTNVKMVEIPEGYSGEGFYATSFDKAIGLARKNSIWPLPFATSCCGIEFMATMAATYDLARFGAERMAFTPRQCDLLMVMGTISKKMGPIVRQVYLQMAEPRWVMAVGACACSGGIFDTYSVLQGIDQVIPVDVYVPGCPPRPEGIIDGFMKIQQLVGNESLRRRNSDRYKELMESYGIK is encoded by the coding sequence ATGGCTCGTCCGGTTCAATATAATACCAATGTGAAGATGGTGGAAATCCCGGAAGGATATTCCGGAGAAGGGTTTTATGCCACTTCTTTTGACAAAGCGATAGGTCTGGCACGTAAAAACTCCATCTGGCCTTTACCATTTGCTACTTCCTGCTGTGGTATTGAATTTATGGCCACCATGGCTGCTACCTACGATCTGGCCCGTTTTGGGGCAGAACGTATGGCTTTTACGCCGCGTCAGTGCGACCTGCTCATGGTAATGGGTACCATTTCCAAAAAAATGGGCCCTATCGTGCGTCAGGTATATCTGCAGATGGCGGAACCGCGCTGGGTGATGGCAGTAGGTGCCTGTGCCTGCAGCGGTGGTATTTTTGATACGTATTCTGTTTTACAAGGTATCGATCAGGTGATACCGGTGGATGTATATGTTCCCGGATGCCCTCCCAGACCCGAAGGTATTATCGACGGTTTTATGAAAATACAGCAGCTGGTAGGTAATGAAAGCCTGCGCCGCCGTAATTCAGACCGGTATAAGGAGCTGATGGAATCCTACGGTATCAAATAG
- a CDS encoding low molecular weight protein-tyrosine-phosphatase — protein MKILMVCLGNICRSPLAEGIMRHLVQEKGLDWEIDSAGTGNWHIGHPPDHRAIKEAHRHRIDISGLSARQFQTADFDAFDRIYVMDHNNHRDVLKKARNAADKAKVYHLLPDDQDVPDPWFDDALFAPVFKLIYDACKSITDNKQ, from the coding sequence ATGAAGATACTGATGGTATGCCTGGGCAATATCTGCCGCTCTCCCCTGGCGGAAGGTATCATGAGGCATCTTGTACAAGAAAAGGGATTAGACTGGGAAATAGACTCTGCCGGCACCGGCAACTGGCATATCGGCCATCCGCCGGACCATCGGGCCATTAAGGAAGCCCATCGACATCGAATAGATATCTCCGGCCTGAGCGCCCGCCAGTTCCAGACCGCCGATTTCGACGCCTTCGACCGCATCTACGTAATGGACCATAACAACCATCGTGACGTGCTGAAAAAGGCCCGCAATGCAGCTGACAAGGCCAAAGTATACCATCTGCTGCCGGATGATCAGGACGTACCCGACCCCTGGTTCGATGACGCCCTCTTCGCCCCGGTATTTAAACTGATTTATGATGCCTGCAAAAGCATCACGGACAACAAACAATAA
- a CDS encoding NADH-quinone oxidoreductase subunit A: MYTESVFLSATTTPFSYFPIVLQLLAALGFVGITMLATHFLGPKRKTSDKLINFESGIEQRGNARQPVAIKYFLTAILFVLFDVEVIFFYPYAVNFKELGWEGFTAVLMFVGFFLCGFIYIVKKGALKWED, translated from the coding sequence ATGTATACAGAATCTGTATTTTTGTCGGCAACGACTACTCCTTTTAGCTATTTCCCTATAGTACTGCAATTACTTGCTGCTTTAGGTTTTGTTGGGATCACTATGCTAGCCACTCACTTTCTGGGTCCCAAGCGTAAAACAAGTGATAAGCTTATTAACTTTGAGAGCGGAATTGAGCAGCGTGGCAACGCCAGGCAGCCAGTAGCCATTAAGTATTTTCTGACGGCTATCCTCTTTGTGCTCTTCGACGTGGAAGTGATCTTTTTCTACCCATATGCTGTTAACTTTAAAGAGCTGGGTTGGGAAGGATTTACAGCTGTGCTGATGTTTGTGGGCTTCTTCCTGTGCGGATTTATTTACATTGTGAAGAAGGGAGCCCTGAAGTGGGAAGACTAA
- a CDS encoding tetratricopeptide repeat protein, translating to MNRRKSLLVALLCAASGSVMAQSVEDGLKDLYYGKNLSAKQTFEKVIAAKPTDDKAYYYMGIAQLALEDVAGATATFQKGLQAVPTSALLQAGMGRIDLIKGDAAAAKTKFEAASAATQGRDGDVARAIADASTEVKGGDRAYALTVMDKLLNNEGRKKKEMYTATAADYIEQGDAYRYLGGENGGKAIGAYEKALELSPNNAEAVMKEGMVNYNARLKAEAVADWTKATNMDPNYAPAFHELFLFYTTPKKDQLSWDKAAEYLEKYMKVADPADKLKNEYYSASISFFKKDYDNAISKGNAALAGADAIYKGKFSRLIGDAYLQKGDSLNAKKVMDEYAKSSGNKLEPNDYKLLSEIYGRVKVQDSVQTAVNDSLASLYLEKYATSDTTKDVDTYRNVAESFKKLRDFKRSAEWYTKLVNDFDDKANPGKLQDYFWKGTMEMYARDYDAADATYGTFITKYPEQEAFGLYWRGRANMAKDPDAKLGLAVPYFQKFFEIDGPEKAKIKAGQLMYPYQYLMIYYYNKEDKANLQIYMDKVLSIDPTNATVKQIKENQAAPAAKPAAKPAGGTKAPQNKK from the coding sequence ATGAACAGACGGAAAAGTTTACTCGTAGCGTTGCTGTGTGCCGCCTCAGGGAGCGTAATGGCTCAATCTGTGGAGGATGGATTGAAAGACCTGTATTATGGTAAAAACCTGTCCGCAAAACAGACGTTTGAAAAGGTAATTGCTGCGAAACCTACGGATGACAAGGCTTATTATTACATGGGTATTGCACAACTCGCTCTGGAAGACGTAGCTGGCGCCACTGCCACTTTCCAGAAAGGGTTACAGGCGGTTCCTACTTCTGCGTTATTACAAGCTGGTATGGGACGTATAGACCTGATCAAAGGTGATGCTGCCGCTGCAAAAACTAAATTTGAAGCTGCCAGCGCTGCCACTCAGGGCCGTGATGGTGATGTAGCCCGCGCTATCGCTGATGCCAGCACCGAAGTAAAAGGTGGTGACCGCGCCTACGCCCTCACTGTAATGGATAAACTCCTGAACAACGAAGGCCGTAAGAAAAAAGAAATGTACACCGCTACTGCGGCTGACTATATCGAACAAGGGGATGCTTACCGCTACCTCGGTGGCGAAAACGGTGGTAAAGCGATCGGTGCCTATGAAAAAGCACTGGAACTGAGCCCTAACAACGCTGAGGCTGTAATGAAAGAAGGTATGGTTAACTACAACGCCAGGCTGAAAGCTGAAGCGGTAGCTGACTGGACCAAAGCCACCAACATGGACCCGAACTATGCTCCTGCTTTCCATGAGCTGTTCCTGTTCTACACTACTCCTAAAAAAGATCAGCTGTCCTGGGACAAAGCAGCAGAATACCTGGAAAAATATATGAAGGTAGCTGACCCTGCAGACAAGCTGAAAAATGAATACTACTCCGCTTCTATCTCCTTCTTCAAAAAAGATTACGACAACGCTATCAGCAAGGGTAATGCTGCCCTCGCCGGTGCTGACGCTATCTACAAAGGCAAGTTCAGCCGTCTGATCGGTGATGCTTACCTGCAGAAAGGCGATTCCCTGAACGCTAAGAAGGTAATGGATGAGTACGCTAAATCCTCAGGTAACAAACTGGAACCAAACGATTACAAACTGCTGAGTGAAATCTATGGCCGTGTAAAAGTGCAGGATTCCGTACAGACTGCTGTGAATGATTCACTGGCTTCCCTGTACCTGGAAAAATACGCTACTTCCGACACTACCAAAGACGTGGACACTTACCGTAACGTGGCAGAGTCTTTCAAGAAGCTGCGTGACTTCAAGCGCTCTGCAGAATGGTATACCAAACTGGTAAATGATTTTGATGATAAAGCCAACCCAGGCAAACTCCAGGACTACTTCTGGAAAGGTACCATGGAAATGTACGCACGTGACTATGATGCTGCTGATGCTACTTATGGCACCTTTATCACCAAATATCCTGAGCAGGAAGCGTTTGGCTTATACTGGAGAGGTCGTGCCAACATGGCGAAAGACCCGGATGCGAAACTGGGCCTGGCTGTACCTTACTTCCAGAAGTTCTTTGAAATAGACGGTCCTGAAAAGGCTAAAATCAAAGCTGGTCAGCTGATGTACCCTTATCAGTACCTGATGATCTACTATTATAACAAGGAAGATAAAGCTAATCTTCAGATCTACATGGATAAAGTATTGTCTATCGATCCGACCAATGCTACTGTAAAACAGATTAAAGAAAACCAGGCTGCTCCGGCTGCCAAACCTGCTGCAAAACCTGCAGGTGGCACCAAAGCTCCCCAGAATAAAAAATAA
- a CDS encoding 2Fe-2S iron-sulfur cluster-binding protein: MAEEKKLFKVKIDNISVEVEPGTTILNAARKIGGDVVPPAMCYYSKLQGSGGKCRTCLVKVSKGSEADPRPMPKLVASCRTTVMDGMEVANITSPEVQEARKGVVEFLLLNHPLDCPVCDQAGECDLQNLSYEHGAEATRYEFKRRTFDKIDIGDKIQLHMTRCILCYRCVYTADQLTEKREHGILGRGDASEISTYIHQSLDNEFIGNVIDVCPVGALTDKTFRFKNRVWFLKPVDAHRNCENPKCCGKTVLWMRGDEVFRVTARKDQYGEVEDFICNTCRFDKKEKSDWIIEGPRKIDRHSVISQGHYVNTVKPKDPLVEVLDGRQPKLLFDIHTQSQVNRPDIDLSKIEGPAHSDDFNK; the protein is encoded by the coding sequence ATGGCGGAGGAAAAAAAATTATTCAAGGTTAAGATCGATAACATCTCCGTAGAGGTCGAACCTGGTACAACGATACTGAATGCGGCCCGGAAGATAGGTGGGGATGTAGTGCCGCCGGCTATGTGCTACTATTCCAAGTTACAGGGCAGCGGCGGTAAATGCCGTACCTGTCTGGTAAAAGTGTCCAAAGGCTCCGAAGCCGATCCGCGCCCGATGCCTAAACTGGTGGCCAGCTGCCGTACTACCGTAATGGACGGTATGGAAGTAGCCAACATCACTTCTCCTGAAGTACAGGAAGCCCGCAAGGGAGTAGTAGAATTCCTGCTGCTCAATCACCCGCTCGACTGCCCCGTTTGCGACCAGGCCGGTGAATGCGATCTGCAGAACCTGAGCTACGAACACGGTGCCGAAGCTACCCGCTACGAATTCAAACGCAGAACATTCGATAAAATCGATATCGGCGACAAAATACAGCTGCACATGACCCGTTGCATTCTCTGCTACCGTTGTGTGTATACCGCTGACCAGCTGACGGAAAAACGTGAACATGGCATACTCGGCCGTGGCGACGCTTCCGAAATCAGCACTTATATCCATCAGTCTCTCGACAACGAGTTTATCGGCAACGTGATCGACGTTTGCCCGGTAGGCGCGCTGACAGATAAAACCTTCCGTTTCAAAAACCGTGTATGGTTCCTGAAACCGGTAGATGCCCACCGTAACTGCGAAAATCCAAAATGCTGCGGTAAAACCGTATTGTGGATGCGTGGTGACGAGGTATTCCGCGTAACAGCCCGTAAAGACCAATACGGTGAAGTGGAAGACTTTATCTGTAACACCTGCCGTTTCGATAAAAAGGAAAAATCAGACTGGATCATTGAAGGGCCACGCAAAATTGACCGTCACAGTGTTATTTCTCAGGGCCATTACGTAAATACCGTTAAACCGAAAGATCCGCTGGTGGAAGTACTGGATGGCAGACAGCCCAAACTGCTGTTTGATATCCACACGCAAAGCCAGGTAAACAGGCCGGATATCGATCTGTCGAAGATCGAAGGTCCTGCTCACTCGGACGATTTTAATAAGTAA
- a CDS encoding NADH-quinone oxidoreductase subunit D, whose translation MLDQKQHIKLPEGSIEKNTTTLNLGPTHPATHGVFQNILEIDGERIVSAVSTVGYIHRAFEKIAERRPYYQITPLTDRLNYCSAPINNFGWIMTVEKLLGLELPKRVEYLRVIIMELARIADHLICNAVMGVDTGALTGFVYLMTYRELIYEIYEEICGSRLTTNIGRIGGFERNFTPAAFEKIERFLKEYPEALKEFETLLTRNRIFMERTQGVGAISAERAMSYGFTGPNLRAAGVDYDVRVATPYSSYQDFDFSVPVGTTGDCYDRYLVRNAEMWESISIIRQAMDKLKGLPDDVYHADVPAYYLPDKKDVYTKMEALIYHFKIVMGETDILPGEVYNAVEGANGELGFYLISDGGRSPYRLHFRRPCFIYYQAYAELVKGAMLSDAIVCMSSLNLIAGELDA comes from the coding sequence ATGTTAGACCAGAAACAACATATAAAACTGCCGGAAGGCTCCATAGAAAAAAATACGACCACGCTGAACCTGGGTCCTACACACCCGGCTACACACGGCGTATTCCAGAATATTCTGGAAATAGACGGCGAAAGGATTGTGAGCGCAGTATCTACTGTAGGATATATTCACCGCGCATTTGAGAAAATCGCAGAACGCCGTCCTTACTACCAGATCACACCGCTGACAGACAGGCTCAACTACTGCTCTGCCCCCATCAATAACTTCGGATGGATCATGACAGTAGAAAAACTGCTGGGCCTCGAATTACCTAAAAGGGTAGAATATCTGCGTGTGATCATCATGGAGCTGGCCCGTATAGCAGACCACCTGATCTGTAACGCGGTAATGGGTGTGGATACCGGTGCACTCACCGGTTTCGTATACCTCATGACCTACCGTGAACTTATATACGAAATTTATGAAGAAATATGCGGCTCCCGCCTGACGACCAACATTGGCCGTATTGGTGGTTTCGAAAGAAACTTCACGCCTGCAGCTTTCGAAAAAATTGAACGTTTCCTGAAAGAATATCCTGAGGCACTGAAAGAATTCGAAACCCTGCTTACCCGTAACCGTATCTTCATGGAACGTACACAGGGAGTAGGCGCCATCAGCGCTGAAAGAGCGATGAGCTACGGCTTCACTGGGCCTAACCTCAGGGCTGCGGGTGTTGACTACGACGTGCGCGTGGCCACCCCATATTCTTCTTACCAGGACTTCGACTTCTCCGTACCAGTAGGTACTACCGGCGACTGCTACGACCGTTATCTCGTACGCAACGCTGAAATGTGGGAAAGTATCAGTATTATCCGTCAGGCAATGGACAAACTGAAAGGTCTGCCTGATGATGTATACCATGCCGACGTACCGGCTTATTACCTGCCTGATAAAAAGGATGTATATACCAAGATGGAAGCGCTCATCTATCACTTTAAAATCGTGATGGGTGAAACGGACATCTTACCAGGTGAGGTGTACAACGCAGTAGAAGGTGCCAACGGAGAGCTGGGCTTCTATCTGATCAGTGATGGCGGCCGCAGCCCTTATCGTCTGCATTTCCGTCGTCCCTGCTTTATCTACTACCAGGCTTATGCCGAACTGGTGAAAGGCGCCATGCTGAGCGATGCGATCGTGTGTATGAGTAGTCTCAACCTGATTGCCGGTGAACTGGATGCGTAG